The Apium graveolens cultivar Ventura chromosome 3, ASM990537v1, whole genome shotgun sequence sequence catgattcatgttgtctccatcagcattttttgatACTCACactgaagttatgctctctgagattccagaatttgagttggatccttcaggaattgaagaattagagtttccagaattgtcataatttggctcatcagaacttgatgaatcagaacttgaaaagccagtgactagttctgatgcttcttgagagtcttgagatgtggtatgatcatcagcttgctccccctgaacaggtgcattttcctttggagcagttaccacagtttcaatgatatcagaatttaacccgtcagaacttacaggatcaggatttagttcatcagaatttacatcttcattttcaaatctcagctgatcatgatcattgaaatcttcaagtccagtaatctttttatcatcaaaagatacattgatagattccatgacaacccgtattcttaaattgtagactctgaaggcttttgtggaaagtggatatccaacaaaaattccttcatcagcttttagatcaaattttgacagttgttcaggatgcgtcttaagaataaaacacttgcatccaaatacatgaaagtatttcatatttggcttcttgttcttcaccatctcatatggtgtttttccatgcttgtttatgagtgtagcattctgtgtaaaacaagcagtctgcacaacttcaacccaaaaataggttggtagctttgcttcatcaagcatagttcgtgcaacttcaataagagtcatattctttctttctacaactccattctacTATGGAGTTcgaggtgcagaaaattcctgctttattccttgctctttgcagaactcttccatgattgaattcttgaactcagtgtcattatcacttcttattatttttacagaatctttgactaacttatctagctgtctgacatgatcagttagagtagatgcagtttcattcttcgtgtgcaagaaatacacccaagtgtatcttgtgaactcatccactataaccataacatatttcttctttgtaatagacatgacattgactggaccaaatagatcaacatgcagtaagtgataaggcttaagaattgaggattcagttttgctcttgaatgaagattttctttgctttgccttttgacatgagtcacaaagaccatcgggagcaaatattgattttggcagtcctctcacaagatctttctttactagctcatttatgttgttgaaatttaaatgagagagtctcttgtgccaatttcagtttttttcaattgatgctctgcttaacagacagattgcagaaccatcataatttgttgaaagtctggcttcatatatgttaccatgtatgttacctttcagaacaactttgcctgtagaattacttacaacttcacagtattcttcaagaaaatacacatgataacctctgtcacatatttgactcacacttagcatattgtgtttaagtcctaagacaagagctaccgattcaattatgacatttccaagattgatattgccacatcccagagtctttccaatgtttccatctccataagaaactcctgggccagctttctccacaaagtctgatagcagggctttatttccagtcatatgtcctgaacatccactgtccagaaccaggatgtttttcctgttgccctgcaatcacaaagaccactattgattagttttaaggacccagacttgcttggatcctttggccttgttaagtttgttagcatttgcagcagatttagtttcagagtttatgctaacatgctttttatcagactttatatcagactttgcatcagaatttacactagaaggaattatactaactttctttaaagaaggttttatttcataataatcatagtacaaactatgatattccttacaagtataaatagaatgccataaactaccacaataaaaacaaggattttgtggtttaaacctaacaaactgactcttaactcccgatctaggaggtaaagagtttatatctttatttctcctacaaaaagaagcaagatggttagagtttccacaattatagcatttctttctaggagcattaggaacaggcatataatttttacttttattcacaccttcctttccattcctatttttcctaactTCCTTTatcttgttcacatttttaatctctttcagcttatacttaagctgcttctttgtcattaagccaatgttaaCCAAAGTTGGTTTATcttgttttaatttgtcagaagttgatttttctttaacttccgttttagagtctttcatctcttcagaatcagacacaacagtttttgcaacaaatttaacaggatttacctttggcttttcagtctgtttgataacaattggcttaattggcaaagtctctttctcacttttaccatctttataacctaacccttttttccagtttccactacttagaatattctgagttgttttgcctaagttagtccaagtcctgatgatttctctttctttttctatttcagtttttagataatcattctgtttaagcaattcattcttaacatacatagcattatctctctctgtctgaataatgttcatcttgactaactcttcttcaagatagctatttctgtttttgtactttagattttcagattttaatctttcattctctaaagtctgatctttatagctaatataaatatttttcagaaataatctcaactcagtaatgtcttttgtatcaaaagcaagagttgatagaggtacctttagttcagcagcatcagaactgctatcagcatttgccattaaggcatagttcacctcttcttcacaTTCTAAAAtatctgcccagtttttcttctttgtgataagtgcctggcctttatcacctttttctttcttgcaatcaggagagatgtggcctctttcaccacaattgtagcatttgacatttgagttgtctcctccgttagactttcctcctttgccttcagtctttctgaaccctttcttgtcagaacttccacctttcctggaaaacttcttaccctttctgaatttcttgtaggctatctttgtgatacccttcaccataagagtacagagttgcatcatctctgcatcaacatccacttcagataaattttcaggttctgaatcatcatcatcagatgactctgaatcagactatatgatgagagcctttccttttgccttcctagagacaattggcttttctttagTCTTTAAAGCAattgtcttagacttccctccatgcctcttctttctttgctccatctcaagttcatgagtcttgagcatcccatagatttcatcaagagacatgtcagcaagttcatagttgtctcttattgtagtagctttcaaatcccacttttcaggaagagccagtaggaatttcagatttgaatcttctggatcatattccttatccactagtgacagatcattcaatagctttgtgaatctgtcatatgtatcagttagcgactcatcagattttgagttaaAGTGCGCATACTtctgtgtgagtattgtcttcctgttctttttgatggcattggttccttgacatctcacttccaatggatcccagatttcttttgcagtcttatatccaatcaccctgtttgacatgacattgtcaagtgcactatgaagcaagtgtcttatttttgcatccttgcctagtgaagagatgtcttcagtggtgagttctctcttttctttgggaatcatcttatgtggctcattcccaactgcaacagaaagctttgtgggcttgtgtggaccatcataaattatgtctaaatattctggatctgtagcttccaaaaacatggCCATTTTCACgctccatacagggtactcagacaccctgagcataggaaccctgatagtttcatatctactggtgttttaaatgggttgaacctttgcatgttcttgagggtcttgtgtttttgattgatcagaaatgattgattgtttgtttggatcttaactgtttgtaagcataacagattgtctctgataccacttgttaggcctcaatgatactatagaagggggttgaatatagtatctacaatcaattcgattataaacacaagtatgtaacagaaaacaagtttattcaatatatcaaactctgttacagtatgtttaatctactctctcagtgatgtatgatatcactaagagctgccagggttacaatgaataatattcccatgaatgataacacatatagtgtaaaccctaatttgtatttatatactacacagttacaagatatctcctaattgatatgatatgttatgtttcctaaaatacatcaatcagagattatctattatagtcctttagctgtataactctccaaacatatcttcttttgtttaatccagatcctctcctgtaaatcagccgcttttcatccctgaagtgtatccgcacttaagttctgatgtaagtcctgatggcttaaattctgataacttcctgtctttaGTAATTTCTGATTTCCAGTgaagttctgataataagttctgaaactaaacaaatcagattagacatgacatcacaaatatatctaacacgcTAACTGTAATTAAGAATCGCTAATCGTAAAAATGGTTCATATAAAGATGTAAATATCGTAATTAATAATCGCTAATCGTAAAAATGTAAATATCGATAATTGAAATGTACGTTTTTAAATGTCGATGGACAATGTCAGTTTCTTCTGTGTAAAACTCAATAGTTAAAGTATAATTAAGTCATAAAACTAAATATTAAGAATTTCACGTAAATTGTAAATTACAGTGCAAAAATTACAAGTAGTTCGGAAATTTATATTAGTAAAAAATGTGAATTTTATACGAGCCAGATTTAAAATTCGGGTTAGACCTAAATTCGTAGGCTTTTATCGAATTCAGGTGAGTTagattaaaatttgatttttttttcatgATTAGGCCGAGCCGAATTTATCTGAAAAATATTAGGTCCATTAAAACACTTGGGCCAAAAAAATTCGGATCGGATTTtgtttaattattttctgaatcaCATGACACATATTTTCCGAATTCggatttaaatttttttataaatctCTTGTTGGAAATGACATGAAATATTTGTGGAGAAATTGCATTGAAAACATAAGAAATGTACATCCTACATTAAAATTAAAGTTTTTCCCTAatcataaaaatataatatttacgtataattattttagattttttaaaaaatataacttaaaaataatattaaaataataggAATCTTGTATTTAAAAAGAGCACAATTATTTAGCGAAaatagaaagaaaaaaaaaagagagcACAATTTTACCAACGGTTCAATCCAGCTAGTACTGTAAACGGGCCAAGCCCAAAAACAAGCCCATTTGTATATAAAGTGAGCTCTTTCAAACAAGCTTCCGCTTCTTGTTCTTCATTCTGCAGATCATCTCCTTCTTGTCGCTTCATGTATCCAATTCACCATTCTTCTTCTGTTTTCTTAATTTTCTGTTGAATCATTACAAAATATTCCCTAGAGTAATTACTTACAATTCCTCAACTCTTTTCTCCAAAACAGTTCTTCAAATTTTCGAGTTCTTGAATTCATAAGTTGAATTCATGAATTCTTTCTTGAATCTTGAAACCCATTTCTGTAGTTGTTCTGTGCTTCTGTTCTTGATACTTTCCTTTCCCACTTACAATTTTCATTTGTTTCTTTATTCTGGAGTTCTTGATGATGAATACCGATAGGAAAGCTATGATTCAATTTCCACAAAACCAAGTCAAAAAGTTTGAAGATTTTCCAGATGATGTTATTGAAGAGATAATATTAAGGCTCCCTGCTATAAAAATTTCTGACATTGTCCCTTTTATGGGATTGGATTATCTGTCATACCTCTCCTCAAAACATCTTAAAATCCAAAGTTCAAAAGCTTCTCCAAAAGGTTTCATAATTGATTATGAAAGCTCTGACTTGAGTAAATATGTCATTTACTCAAGTCAAAGGGAAATACTAAAAGCTGTTGATCAAAGAAAAGATCCTGCTGTTGACAGAGTTTTTGTTGGCTCCTCCAATGGACGGCTTTGTGATGTTTCTTACCATTGGAATGAAATTGTGATTAAAGTGATGAATCCTCTACTTGTTACTACTGTTTTTATACCACAACCAACTCTTCCACTTGATTTAGAGTCTATAGACATATTTGGTTTCGGTTGCCTGGGCCCTAATTTTAAAATTGTAAGAATAGTTCAATCACAGGAGATTGGAATTGAAGTTTATAGTTCACTAGAGGGTAGGTGGACTCAGCTAAATCTTGGTTGGCCTGTTTATGATGATATTAATAAGAAGATGGTACTCTTGGAGACACCTATTGTTCCCCTGAAAATTTGTTTTGGGGTATCAACTATTTGTATTGGTAAAAAGTTCCATTGGCTAGTGAAAGACATTGAATTAGACGTTGTTAGAGGAGTGGTTTCTTTTGATTTCGTTAAGGAGAAATTTGAGATCGTTAAAACATTTTCAAGCCAAGATGTTGTAGAAGGATCTTGGCTCGGATTAGGAACATTTGAGGATAATCTAGCGGTAGCAAGAGGTAATGAAAATGGTGGTTTCGATGTTTGTATACTTGATTCCGGAAAATGGAAATGGTGCGGAGGCCAATATCCGTTGCAACCCGCTGCATACACTTTGGGAGCGGAAGAAAATCAGAAAATCGGACCCTTTCCCCATATGGAGACGCTGCTTCTCATTTCAAAAACCATGCCCACTGTTGTGGCCGCATTGCTTTCGTAGTTCAGTCAACTGCTTAATCCCACTGTTTGTATCAATTGATTGGTCTGCTAGTTT is a genomic window containing:
- the LOC141715096 gene encoding uncharacterized protein LOC141715096, with the translated sequence MIQFPQNQVKKFEDFPDDVIEEIILRLPAIKISDIVPFMGLDYLSYLSSKHLKIQSSKASPKGFIIDYESSDLSKYVIYSSQREILKAVDQRKDPAVDRVFVGSSNGRLCDVSYHWNEIVIKVMNPLLVTTVFIPQPTLPLDLESIDIFGFGCLGPNFKIVRIVQSQEIGIEVYSSLEGRWTQLNLGWPVYDDINKKMVLLETPIVPLKICFGVSTICIGKKFHWLVKDIELDVVRGVVSFDFVKEKFEIVKTFSSQDVVEGSWLGLGTFEDNLAVARGNENGGFDVCILDSGKWKWCGGQYPLQPAAYTLGAEENQKIGPFPHMETLLLISKTMPTVVAALLS